The nucleotide window GACTATTTATGGGTACTCTATAAAGATTCTAAGAAAATAAAAAAAAATATTATAAAATTTATTATAGGTTTGGCGGATAAAGGAATTATTTTATCATCAGTTTTAAAAAGAAATCTTCAACCCTTCCTAAGTGATGAAAAGATTTATGAGTTACCCAATTTTATTTCAAATTCTCTTTTGGAACATGATATTGAAAAAACTATTTCTAATCAAAAAGATCAAAAATTAAAAATCTTATTTTTGAGTAATTTAATAAAAGAAAAAGGAATCATCGATTTTTTAGAAGCTATGTTGATTTTAGAAAACAAGAATATTGATTTCGAAGTTCACATTGCCGGTGACATTCCTGCTTTTATGGAAAAAGAGATCCAGAAATATTTTGAAAAACTAAATAGTATTCTTCACTATCATGGTGTAGTGAAGGGTAAACAAAAAAAAGATCTATTGCTTTCATCACATATTTTTGTTTTTCCAACACTTCAAGAAGCACAAGGAATTGTACTTCTCGAAGCAATGGCCACTGCCAATATTATTCTTTCTACTCATGTTGGAGGAATTTCCGATATTTTCAAAACAAACAAAAATGGCTTTACCATAGACACTCATAATCCTAAACAAATCGCTGACAAAATCAGTAAAATACAGAGTGAACGAATATCATATAATAAAATGCTGATCGAAAACTATTTTGAAGTCAAAAAAAAATATACTGAGAAAATCTTCTTTGGCAACTTATATAAAATATTAATGGATTAATATGAAAACTAACATAACACTGATTGGCATAAATTTTTATCCTGAAGACAGTTCAACAGGACTCTACAGTACACAAATGTTAGAATACCTGGCAAAAACACATAATGTTGAAGTCATTACGGGTTTCCCCTATTATCCGGAGTGGAAAATACGAAAAGAATATGAAAACAGGCCAACATACCTGACTGAAAAAAAAGAGATAACCATATATCGTTACAAGCAGTATGTACCAAAAGAACCTACTTTTAAAAAAAGAATACTTCATCTGCTCGATTTTACCTTTGGAAGCATACGCAATGTTTTTAAGGTCAAAAAGTGTGATCTGGTTATCTGCATCGTACCCTTTACAAGTTCCATTGCTCTAGGATTACTTATGGCTAAACTTCGTGGAGCTAAAGTATGGGTACACATACAAGACTTTGAGTTTGATGCAGCAGTAGAATCAGGTTTGGCAGGTGAACAAAAAGGCCTGAAAGCAAAAATATTCAAGGGACTGTTTTGGTTGGAAAAAAAGCTTCTGGACAAAGCAGATATCATTAGTACCATAAGCTACGGGATGCTCTCAAAACTAGAAACCAAAGCAGACACGCCAACCTACTTTTTCCCAAACTGGGTAGATGAAAACTTTATAAACCCTCAAAATGCCAAACAACATGAACTTATGAAATCCCAAAAGTTCAAAGTACTTTACAGTGGGAACATCGGCGCAAAACAGGACTGGGAATTCTTTTTAAAAGTTATTGAATACTTTAAAGATGATGAAACTATAGAATTTATAGTTGTGGGTGCAGGAGCAAAAAAAGAGTGGCTGGTTCAAGCAACTAAATCATATCATAATGTACTACACTTCATGCCTGTGGAGTATGAAACACTTCCAGACTTGCTTTGTAGTGCAGATCTACATATACTTTTTCAAAAAAATGATGTCGTTGATACTGTAATGCCTTCAAAACTCTTAGGTATGATGGCAAGTGCTGTACCATCTGTTGTTACGGGTAATTTGGAATCTGAAGTAGCCAAGGTTTTTGAAGTTTCCAAAGGAGGATACTTTTATGATAGTAAATGCTTCAACGATGTTGTAGGTGCTATCAAACAACTCACTTCAGAACAAAGCAAGGCTAAAGAAATGGGCTTTAATGCCAGAGCGTATATAGTCGAACATTTTTCAGCTTCAAAAGTACTGGAAAATTTTGAGACAAAAGTACAGGAAGTTATTGGAAATGATTAAAAATATGAGAGGAAAAATATGACAAATATAATTTTATGTGGAGGCAGCGGCACAAGACTTTGGCCTATTAGCCGAACCTTGATGCCAAAACAGTTTGTAAAACTTTTTAATGATAAATCTCTTTTTCAACTTACAGTGGAGAGAAACTCAAAAGTATGTGACTCTCAATTCATAGTTTCAAATGCAGAGCAATATTTTTTAGCTCGTGATCAGTTAGAAGAGTTAAAGATTCCCGATGCCCATTTAGGTAAGGGGCTGGGGATACAACCTGAAAATGACAAAGATTGCAGATATCTTTTAGAGCCTGTTGGTCGTAATACTGCACCAGCCATTGCCCTTGCATGTATGGCACTTGATGAAGAAGAGATCGTACTTGTTACTCCGAGTGATCACCTCATTAAAAATGAAAAAGCGTATAAAGAGGTGATAGCAAAAGCTAAAGCCTTTGCAGAAGACAATAGTCTGGTAACTTTTGGCATTCAACCAACATTTGCCGAGATAGGTTTTGGATACATCGAAGCAGACGGCTTTAATGTCAAAGCATTTCATGAAAAACCTGATCTAGAAACGGCAGATAGTTACCTGAAAGCGGGAAACTACTACTGGAACTCCGGGATGTTCTGTTTTAAAGCAGGAGTATTTTTAGAGGAGCTTCAAAAGTACAGCCCTACAATCTATGATGCCTGTAAAACAGCCATAGATTCTCGTGTCAAGCACGAGAATGACGATATGATAAGAGTAAAGCATGAAGATATGCTTAACATTCCAGATGACAGCATCGACTACGCAGTAATGGAGAAATCGAACACAGTAAAAGTAGTGCCGAGTAACATTGACTGGTCAGATGTAGGAAGCTTTGATGCGCTTTACGATGAGTTGGAACAAGATACCAATGGCAATACAAAAAATGACAAACATATAGCCATTGATAGTACAAATAACCTTGTGATAGGTGATGAAAGGGTCATTGCCACTGTTGATGTGGACAACCTCATCATCGTAGACAGTGGTGATGCCCTGCTTGTCAGTAAAAAAGGTAGTTCCCAAAAAGTTAAAAAAGTGGTACGAGAACTAAAAGAACAAGCATCAAATCTTCCAAACATACATCTTACTGCACATAGGCCATGGGGAACGTATACTGTCTTGGAAGACACACCTGGTTACAAAATAAAACGTATCGTTGTTAAACCTGGCAAGAGACTCAGTTTACAAAAACACTTTCATAGAAATGAACACTGGATCGTAGTAAGCGGTACTGCCACCGTAACTGTAGGAGAAGAAACAAAGATCATACGTCCTAATGAATCTACCTACATTAAAATGGGAGAGGTACACCGATTGGCTAACAATGGTGTCATCCCTGTTGTCCTTATAGAGGCTCAAGTTGGAGAGTATACTGGAGAAGATGATATTGTCAGACTTGAAGATGACTTTAAGCGTAACTAAACTTGGTATAATTACAAAAAAAATAATTGATTAAAGAAATTAAATGAAAGAGCTATATTCAAAAATAATATTACTGTTAGTTGATACTATGGTGATAGTCTTATCTATTATCATTGGTTATCAATTAAGGATCTTGTTTGATAACTCCTTTGTAAGTACGTTTGGTCATAGTCTTTCTGTATACCTGAATTTTCCTCTCATCTACATTGCCACCCTCTCTATGCTAGCCTATGAAGGAATCTATACCAAAAGATATGATTTTTGGCATGAAAGCAGACAGATCATGAAGGCATTAATTTTATCTTTCATCCTTGTTTTGGCATTTTTGGCAATGACCAAGTCTATACAGGTATATTCCAGGGCAACAATAATTTTCATCTACGCCAGTATGATACTACTTATCCCTTTCTTTAAAATTATTATTAAGAAACTTCTCTATCGTGGGGGTTTATGGCAAAGGAAAGCTTCTGTTTATAGTAATGATCCTTTTGTAACCAAGGAAATATTTGATAACTATTATCTCGGATATGTCAAATCCGATGATGGAAAAGCAAAAACTGTTTTCATCAACTCAGAAGATGCAGATGCTGAGGAACTACATCAAATCATCAATGAAGAAATACGAAAAACAGATGAAGTGATTTTTGTGCCACTCATTAGTGAATATGATCTTACACAATCAACGATCTATCAACTTTCAAACACCAGAACCAATCTTATTGTCTATAAAAATCGTCTAAAAAGTAAATACAGACAAATAGTACATATACTCTTTAATTACATACTTGCAATTGCTCTTTTACCTATCTTGCTGCCGATTATAGGAATTCTTGCTTTCCTCATTAAAAGAGAATCTCCGGGTCCAGTATTTTTTGCACATATGAGGGTAGGGAAACACGGGAAACTCATACCAACATTGAAATTTAGAAGTATGTATCAGGATGCACAGGAACGCTTGGAAAGATTACTTGAAACTGACCCTGCAATACGAAAGGAGTGGGAGAAAAACTTCAAACTCAAAAATGATCCTCGAGTAACAAAAATAGGTGCTATTATGCGTAAAACATCTTTAGATGAATTACCACAAATCTTTAATGTACTTAAGGGTGAAATGAACTTTGTCGGACCACGCCCTATCATACAACAAGAGATAGACCAGTACTATAAAGAAAATGCAGAATATTACTTCATGGTAAAACCAGGAATTACGGGGCTATGGCAAGTCAGTGGACGGAGCGATACAGACTATGACTTCAGAGTGGCTACAGACAAATGGTACGTTTCAAACTGGTCACTCTGGCTTGATATTGTAATTCTTTTCAAGACGGTTAAGACCGTTCTTAAACGAGAGGGGGCATATTGATTCTACGTGGTATCTGATTAAGAATAATTAAAGGCATTCTTATTTATGAAAACGTGAGTTAGTACTAAGTACAATTATGAGATAATATGCGAATTTTTAAAGGATAAAAAATTGGAAAATAACGTACAATATATTGAAAAAGAAACTATAGATTTAAGAGAGCTTTTTTCTGTTCTGAAAAGAAGAAAAAAGCTTATATGGTCAGTCACTGCACTTTTTACATTACTTGCACTTATATATATATTTGTAGCAAAACCTGTTTATGAAGTAAAAACGATGATCGAAGTAGGACAGATAGATGCAAAACCGATTGATAACATTAATGATATAAAACAAAAGCTTTTATATGAATATCAAGTGAATACAAAAGGAAAGAAAAGAAAACTTCCTCGAGTTAACACTATTTCAGTACCTAAAGGTTCCAAAAGTATTCTCTCATTAACAATTCATAGTAATAATAATAAAGAAGGTATCAAGTTTATTCAAAAAGTTATTGGTAAAATAGAGACACAATATAAAGAAAAAACTGATGCCTATACAGAAAGCCAGAAAGAGTTAATTAAACTTGTTCAATCCGACATTAAGGAAAATGAAACAAGTCTTGAAGCAATGAAAAAAGAGTTAAATACATATAATCAAAAGATCATTTCTCTTAAAAAAGAGGATGCCGCATTGGCAGGAATATATGCTCTTCAAATAGGTCAAAAGCAGACTGAACTACAAGAGCTTAAAAAATATATCTCAGAACTTAAAAACAAAGAGCAGGAACTAAAACTTTCTATTGGTCCACTTATGATGAACCCCACTCACATTGTAGGAGAGATTGAAACTTTGGAAAAACCAATAAAACCAAAGAAAAAACTCATCGTTACTGTAGCTTTCATTACAGGATTGATGCTTTCTGTCTTTTTGGCTTTCTTTTTGGAATTTATAAGGGGAATGAAACAGGAAGATGAAGTTCAGTAACTCCTAGTGGTTCTTAAAAAATAAACTCGACCGATATTCAGATGCTTCAGTTATAATTCCTACCATGAAAGAGAGCCTGAAGATATTTGCCGGGGATTTGAAGAACTCCTTTAAAGACCTGCTTCCCATCATCATTGTCGTTGCCCTGTTCCAGGGAGCGATCATCCGTGCCGTACCGGAGGATCTTCTCTCCATTGTTATCGGGCTGACCATTGTGGCTGTGGGGCTTGCACTCTTCATTCGCGGGCTGGAACTGGGTATCTTTCCCATTGGGGAAGGATTGGCGGTGGACTTTGCACGAAAAGGCTCGATCTTTTGGCTATTGACCTTTGCTTTTACCATAGGCTTTTCTACAACCGTTGCAGAACCTGCCCTTATTGCCATTGCTGCTAAAGCAGCGACTATCTCACACGGGCTCATCGATGCTTTCTGGCTTCGGATGACCGTGGCACTCTCTGTTGGTTTCGCCATTGCACTGGGAGTACTGCGTATTCTGCTGGGGCATCCCATCGCCTACTATATCATCGGTGGATACATTCTGGTGGTGATCGTAACCTTTTTCGCCCCTGTAGAGATCATCGGGCTCGCGTATGATTCCGGCGGGGTCACCACTTCGACGGTCACCGTACCGCTGGTCGCGGCACTGGGTATCGGCCTGGCTTCAAGCATCAAAGGGCGTAACCCTGCCATCGACGGTTTCGGTCTCATCGCTTTTGCCTCCCTGACCCCCATGATATTCGTACAGTTCTACGGTATTCTTGCCTACTCTCTGGCAGAGGCTCCCAGCACTGTACAGACAGCGCTACAGGCCGTATCGGAAACCGTACCGCAGATCGATCATTTCGTATGGAGCGACCTCTTTTTCGATCTTGTCGGTACCATTAAAGATGTGGCGCCCATTATCGCTGTCATCTTTTTCTTCCAGTACATCATCATTAAGAAACCCGTGGCACATCTGCACCGTATCGCCACAGGTATTGCCATGGTGATACTCGGCCTC belongs to Sulfurovum riftiae and includes:
- a CDS encoding glycosyltransferase family 4 protein, whose amino-acid sequence is DYLWVLYKDSKKIKKNIIKFIIGLADKGIILSSVLKRNLQPFLSDEKIYELPNFISNSLLEHDIEKTISNQKDQKLKILFLSNLIKEKGIIDFLEAMLILENKNIDFEVHIAGDIPAFMEKEIQKYFEKLNSILHYHGVVKGKQKKDLLLSSHIFVFPTLQEAQGIVLLEAMATANIILSTHVGGISDIFKTNKNGFTIDTHNPKQIADKISKIQSERISYNKMLIENYFEVKKKYTEKIFFGNLYKILMD
- a CDS encoding WcaI family glycosyltransferase, with the translated sequence MKTNITLIGINFYPEDSSTGLYSTQMLEYLAKTHNVEVITGFPYYPEWKIRKEYENRPTYLTEKKEITIYRYKQYVPKEPTFKKRILHLLDFTFGSIRNVFKVKKCDLVICIVPFTSSIALGLLMAKLRGAKVWVHIQDFEFDAAVESGLAGEQKGLKAKIFKGLFWLEKKLLDKADIISTISYGMLSKLETKADTPTYFFPNWVDENFINPQNAKQHELMKSQKFKVLYSGNIGAKQDWEFFLKVIEYFKDDETIEFIVVGAGAKKEWLVQATKSYHNVLHFMPVEYETLPDLLCSADLHILFQKNDVVDTVMPSKLLGMMASAVPSVVTGNLESEVAKVFEVSKGGYFYDSKCFNDVVGAIKQLTSEQSKAKEMGFNARAYIVEHFSASKVLENFETKVQEVIGND
- a CDS encoding mannose-1-phosphate guanylyltransferase/mannose-6-phosphate isomerase; the encoded protein is MTNIILCGGSGTRLWPISRTLMPKQFVKLFNDKSLFQLTVERNSKVCDSQFIVSNAEQYFLARDQLEELKIPDAHLGKGLGIQPENDKDCRYLLEPVGRNTAPAIALACMALDEEEIVLVTPSDHLIKNEKAYKEVIAKAKAFAEDNSLVTFGIQPTFAEIGFGYIEADGFNVKAFHEKPDLETADSYLKAGNYYWNSGMFCFKAGVFLEELQKYSPTIYDACKTAIDSRVKHENDDMIRVKHEDMLNIPDDSIDYAVMEKSNTVKVVPSNIDWSDVGSFDALYDELEQDTNGNTKNDKHIAIDSTNNLVIGDERVIATVDVDNLIIVDSGDALLVSKKGSSQKVKKVVRELKEQASNLPNIHLTAHRPWGTYTVLEDTPGYKIKRIVVKPGKRLSLQKHFHRNEHWIVVSGTATVTVGEETKIIRPNESTYIKMGEVHRLANNGVIPVVLIEAQVGEYTGEDDIVRLEDDFKRN
- a CDS encoding exopolysaccharide biosynthesis polyprenyl glycosylphosphotransferase produces the protein MKELYSKIILLLVDTMVIVLSIIIGYQLRILFDNSFVSTFGHSLSVYLNFPLIYIATLSMLAYEGIYTKRYDFWHESRQIMKALILSFILVLAFLAMTKSIQVYSRATIIFIYASMILLIPFFKIIIKKLLYRGGLWQRKASVYSNDPFVTKEIFDNYYLGYVKSDDGKAKTVFINSEDADAEELHQIINEEIRKTDEVIFVPLISEYDLTQSTIYQLSNTRTNLIVYKNRLKSKYRQIVHILFNYILAIALLPILLPIIGILAFLIKRESPGPVFFAHMRVGKHGKLIPTLKFRSMYQDAQERLERLLETDPAIRKEWEKNFKLKNDPRVTKIGAIMRKTSLDELPQIFNVLKGEMNFVGPRPIIQQEIDQYYKENAEYYFMVKPGITGLWQVSGRSDTDYDFRVATDKWYVSNWSLWLDIVILFKTVKTVLKREGAY
- a CDS encoding Wzz/FepE/Etk N-terminal domain-containing protein; its protein translation is MENNVQYIEKETIDLRELFSVLKRRKKLIWSVTALFTLLALIYIFVAKPVYEVKTMIEVGQIDAKPIDNINDIKQKLLYEYQVNTKGKKRKLPRVNTISVPKGSKSILSLTIHSNNNKEGIKFIQKVIGKIETQYKEKTDAYTESQKELIKLVQSDIKENETSLEAMKKELNTYNQKIISLKKEDAALAGIYALQIGQKQTELQELKKYISELKNKEQELKLSIGPLMMNPTHIVGEIETLEKPIKPKKKLIVTVAFITGLMLSVFLAFFLEFIRGMKQEDEVQ
- a CDS encoding DUF1538 domain-containing protein, which translates into the protein MKESLKIFAGDLKNSFKDLLPIIIVVALFQGAIIRAVPEDLLSIVIGLTIVAVGLALFIRGLELGIFPIGEGLAVDFARKGSIFWLLTFAFTIGFSTTVAEPALIAIAAKAATISHGLIDAFWLRMTVALSVGFAIALGVLRILLGHPIAYYIIGGYILVVIVTFFAPVEIIGLAYDSGGVTTSTVTVPLVAALGIGLASSIKGRNPAIDGFGLIAFASLTPMIFVQFYGILAYSLAEAPSTVQTALQAVSETVPQIDHFVWSDLFFDLVGTIKDVAPIIAVIFFFQYIIIKKPVAHLHRIATGIAMVILGLYAFIVGLEMGLFPIGETIAYQLTDMNNNLLIYLFAFLIGFSTTMAEPALLAIAIKAEEISEGNIKQNVLRMVVALGVAIGIGLGAYRIVAGDPIHYYIIVGYIFVIIFTYFAPKYIVPIAYDSGGVTTSTVTVPLVAALGLGLAEHIDGRNPLIDGFGLIAFASLFPMLTVMGYGIHAEQYKKYLLKKQKSTEQEET